One genomic segment of Naumovozyma castellii chromosome 7, complete genome includes these proteins:
- the NCAS0G00890 gene encoding uncharacterized protein (ancestral locus Anc_5.602), which yields MHKKRSRVETRECNSPKKILKTKKTTHVLNDKDINSPIKRISTWNKNTPDENKTKKLPRGTGNIISIPNNPNRENILLQQKLKSKSKTEVNRYQNLEGVSNKQYTSTMGSTQYLPSLVPLTRISEEESLIFEEFDQPPDSTSTPVPLMCSLQEMKEKDIFESTSQESQISYLSQYKRVSLSKQRDQNTSSSSFNNLQYHSIPKQEQDAFPQQTTDPFYKPIHFLPEIQEERNMSASCKGEKGKVLKKEDLAYPSYQILVKSDFQNLTPPPLPESYPPSIHFPIKQQSVPTTVDDTTTTTTYQSSGSGETCI from the coding sequence ATGCATAAGAAAAGATCAAGAGTCGAAACAAGAGAATGTAACTCACCAAAAAAGATTTTAAAAACTAAGAAGACAACACACGTTTTGAACGATAAAGATATAAATTCACCGATTAAGAGAATTTCAACCTGGAACAAGAATACTcctgatgaaaataaaacaaaaaagCTTCCAAGAGGAACCggaaatattatttccattccaaataatccaaataGAGAAAATATACTTTTACAGCAGAAGTTAAAGTCGAAGTCAAAGACTGAAGTGAATAGATACCAAAACTTGGAAGGCGTCTCCAATAAACAGTATACTTCCACAATGGGAAGCACTCAATACCTTCCATCGTTAGTTCCCCTAACTAGGATTTCCGAAGAAGAGTCTCTGATATTTGAGGAATTCGACCAACCACCAGATTCAACGTCAACTCCAGTACCGTTAATGTGTAGTTTGCAAGAAATGAAGGAGAAAGACATATTTGAGAGTACAAGTCAGGAAAGTCAAATAAGTTATTTGTCTCAATATAAGAGAGTATCGTTAAGTAAACAAAGAGACCAAAACACATCGAGTTCCTCCTTTAACAACTTACAGTATCATTCAATACCAAAGCAAGAGCAAGATGCATTCCCACAACAAACGACAGACCCATTTTACAAaccaattcattttttgcctgaaattcaagaagagaGAAATATGTCTGCAAGCTGCAAAGGGgaaaaaggaaaagttCTTAAAAAGGAGGACCTTGCGTACCCTTCTTATCAAATTCTGGTAAAGAGtgattttcaaaatttaactCCTCCACCACTTCCTGAGTCTTACCCCCCCTCGATACATTTCCCAATTAAACAACAGTCCGTTCCCACAACAGTTGATGATACCACAACAACCACTACCTACCAATCCAGCGGTAGTGGTGAAACATgtatttaa
- the ARD1 gene encoding peptide alpha-N-acetyltransferase complex A subunit ARD1 (ancestral locus Anc_5.600) yields the protein MPINIRRATINDIICMQNANLHNLPENYMMKYYMYHILSWPEASFVATTTDIGEPMDQSTEQLTLEDNRIGKIKLDPTYVAPNEKLVGYVLVKMNDDPDQSNDAPNGHITSLSVMRTYRRMGIAEKLMRQALFALREVYKAEYVSLHVRQSNRAALHLYRDTLEFEVLSIESSYYQDGEDAYAMKKVLKLEELQICNFTHRSFNDEKLEDDLECDLLEDIIKEGVDHIVV from the coding sequence ATGCCTATCAACATTAGGAGGGCAACCATCAACGATATAATCTGCATGCAAAATGCAAATCTACACAATCTACCTGAAAATtatatgatgaaatattacATGTACCATATCTTATCATGGCCAGAGGCTTCATTCGTTGCCACTACAACAGACATTGGTGAGCCAATGGATCAATCTACAGAACAATTGACTCTTGAAGACAATAGAATCgggaaaataaaattggaTCCAACATATGTAGCtccaaatgaaaaattggtgGGTTACGTCCTTGTTAAGATGAATGATGATCCTGATCAAAGTAATGACGCTCCTAATGGTCATATAACTTCATTGAGTGTAATGAGAACATACAGAAGAATGGGTATTGcagaaaaattaatgagACAGGCATTATTCGCGTTAAGAGAAGTCTACAAAGCAGAATATGTTTCATTACATGTAAGACAGTCTAATAGAGCTGCCTTGCACTTGTATAGAGATACATTGGAATTTGAAGTCTTGAGCATTGAAAGCAGTTATTACCAAGATGGTGAAGATGCATATGCTATGAAGAAAGTTTTGAAACTAGAAGAGCTTCAAATATGTAACTTTACACATCGTTCCTTCAACGATGAAAAGTTGGAAGATGACCTGGAGTGCGATCTATTGgaagatattattaagGAAGGTGTAGATCACATTGTTGTCTGA
- the VPS29 gene encoding retromer subunit VPS29 (ancestral locus Anc_5.599) gives MLLLALGDAHIPDRAIVILLGNCTRSLEFLEFVQQISSNITVVRGEFDSSHFPTLPSNHEKKSIREEIPMNTIIRQGDFKIGCCSGYAVVPKNDPLSLLALARQLDVDILLWSGTHNVEAYTLEGKFFVNPGSCTGAFNVDWPIEKDLVSVANDQEVEPNNKQSINDETADVEENNNEQTEMKQDTSASNEEKNSTSDNDSVKDESKEKSNEESPKEEDVNTEPATAKKEVAELKEEDIDISDAELNGSNVPSFCLLDVQGPTCTLYIYIYVDGEVKVDKVVFEKN, from the exons ATGCTCCTTCTAGCTCTAGGTGACGCACATATTCCAGATCGCGCAATC GTTATATTACTAGGAAACTGTACGAGATCTTTAGAATTTCTAGAATTTGTTCAACaaatatcatcaaatattaCAGTTGTTCGAGGAGAATTTGATAGCAGCCATTTCCCTACACTCCCCTCAAATCatgaaaagaaatcaatCAGGGAAGAAATTCCTATGAATACAATTATTAGGCAAGGTGACTTTAAGATAGGTTGCTGCAGTGGGTATGCGGTGGTTCCTAAGAACGATCCTTTATCTCTATTGGCTTTAGCAAGGCAATTAGATGTAGATATATTACTATGGAGCGGAACCCACAATGTCGAAGCTTATACGCTAGAAGGAAAGTTCTTTGTAAATCCTGGTAGCTGTACTGGGGCTTTTAATGTAGATTGGccaattgaaaaggatCTAGTGAGTGTTGCTAATGATCAAGAAGTTGAACCGAACAATAAGCAATCAATTAATGACGAAACTGCtgatgttgaagaaaataataacgaACAAACTGAGATGAAACAAGATACATCTGCCTCAAATGAGGAGAAGAACTCAACTTCCGATAATGATTCCGTTAAGGATGAAAGCAAAGAAAAGTCAAACGAGGAGAGTCCGAAAGAGGAAGATGTCAATACAGAACCAGCAACCGCCAAAAAAGAAGTGGCTGAATtaaaagaggaagataTAGATATATCAGATGCCGAACTGAATGGATCAAATGTTCCTAGTTTTTGCCTTCTCGATGTGCAGGGTCCTACTTGTACCCTCTATATCTACATATACGTAGATGGCGAAGTGAAAGTAGATAAAGTCGTATTTGAGAAAAATTAG
- the DIA4 gene encoding putative serine--tRNA ligase DIA4 (ancestral locus Anc_5.598): MWHRAFSTSLSRSVLKKPQFDVKSILANIEGYERSIRARQLHSTDTLLSQLSILPGKYDEMRHLNDEIAKVQIERKKIESLIKQDRSQMVSKKADLKQLKEQSQKLTNSLTLLKSSITETCSLLPNLTANDVPLTEPEIVHWINPRTSYDADPTLSHVEIMTKKNMLDLRRAATVSGTSWYYLLNEGAELEMALVRYAIDKVKGSGFQVAIPPSITRLDIIDSCGFRPRDMNDERQIYKLDGEERGLVATAEISLAGLGYDEELNLNEYEGGIKKMVGCNRSYRAEAGARGKDTKGLYRVHEFTKVEMFCWCKPADSAAVLEELRDLQIDIVSSLGLSAKVMNMPANDLGNPALKKYDIEAWMPGRGSFGEISSTSNCTDFQSRRLNTRYRNTDGKLEFVHTLNGTAMAVPRIILALVENFYDKTTHQIHLPQALWSYMGGKKHI; encoded by the coding sequence ATGTGGCATCGAGCCTTCTCTACTTCTTTAAGTCGAAGTGTTCTCAAGAAACCACAGTTCGATGTTAAATCAATCTTAGCTAACATTGAAGGTTATGAAAGATCCATCAGGGCAAGACAACTCCACTCGACCGATACTTTACTCAGTCAACTATCAATTCTACCAGGAaaatatgatgaaatgagacatttaaatgatgaaatagCAAAGgttcaaattgaaaggaaaaagaTTGAATCATTAATCAAACAGGATAGATCACAAATGGTTAGTAAGAAAGCagatttgaaacaattgaaagaacAGTCTCAAAAGTTAACAAACTCTTTAACACTTCTCAAATCATCCATAACAGAAACATGCTCCCTGTTACCTAACCTCACTGCAAATGACGTTCCGTTAACAGAACCTGAAATAGTTCATTGGATAAACCCTCGGACTAGTTATGATGCAGACCCAACATTATCACACGTTGAAATCATGactaaaaaaaatatgctTGATTTAAGAAGAGCAGCAACGGTGTCAGGAACATCATGGTACTATCTTTTAAATGAAGGTGCGGAGTTAGAAATGGCCTTGGTTAGATACGCTATTGATAAAGTTAAGGGATCCGGGTTTCAAGTGGCAATCCCTCCCAGTATAACTAGATTGGATATAATTGATTCTTGTGGATTTAGACCCAGAGATATGAATGACGAGAGGCAAATTTATAAGTTGGATGGTGAAGAAAGAGGATTGGTAGCAACCGCAGAAATTTCACTGGCTGGACTAGGCTATGATGAAGAgttaaatttaaatgagTATGAGGGaggaattaaaaaaatggtCGGCTGTAATAGAAGTTATAGGGCAGAAGCAGGAGCAAGAGGAAAGGATACAAAGGGTCTATATCGTGTCCATGAATTCACAAAAGTGGAGATGTTTTGTTGGTGCAAACCTGCAGACAGTGCCGCTgtattggaagaattaagaGACTTGCAAATAGATATCGTGTCGTCGTTAGGACTTTCTGCCAAAGTCATGAACATGCCTGCCAATGATCTAGGGAACCCTGCTTTAAAGAAGTATGATATTGAGGCTTGGATGCCTGGGAGGGGCTCATTTGGTGAGATTAGCAGTACATCCAATTGTACTGACTTTCAAAGTAGAAGATTAAACACAAGGTATAGGAATACAGACGGAAAGCTAGAATTTGTACATACTTTAAATGGTACTGCCATGGCGGTTCCCAGAATTATTTTGGCGCTAGTGGAAAACTTCTATGACAAAACAACTCATCAAATACATCTACCACAAGCATTATGGTCATATATGGGGGGCAAGAAACATATTTAA
- the RPL27A gene encoding 60S ribosomal protein eL27 (ancestral locus Anc_5.597): MAKFLKAGKVAVVVRGRYAGKKVVIVKPHDEGSKSHPFGHALVAGVERYPLKVTKKHGAKKVAKRTKIKPFIKVVNYNHLLPTRYTLDVESFKSVVSTETFEQPSQREEAKKVIKKAFEERHQAGKNQWFFSKLRF, from the exons ATGGCTAAGTTCTTGAAAGCTGGTAAAGTTG CTGTCGTTGTCCGTGGTCGTTACGCTGGTAAGAAGGTTGTTATCGTCAAGCCACATGATGAAGGTTCTAAATCTCACCCATTCGGTCACGCTTTAGTCGCCGGTGTTGAAAGATACCCATTAAAGGTTACCAAGAAGCACGGTGCCAAGAAGGTCGCTAAGAGAACTAAGATCAAGCCATTCATCAAGGTCGTCAACTACAACCATTTGTTGCCAACCAGATATACTTTGGATGTTGAATCTTTCAAGTCCGTCGTTTCTACTGAAACTTTCGAACAACCATCTCAACGTGAAGAAGCTAAGAAGGTTATCAAGAAGGCTTTCGAAGAAAGACATCAAGCTGGTAAGAACCAATGGTTCTTCTCTAAGTTGAGATTCTAA
- the TDA3 gene encoding Tda3p (ancestral locus Anc_5.592), translating to MDDTDIAYLSHPSKRAEDKHHIVIIGAGIIGVCTAYYLTQHPDFNPETHHITIIEARKVACGASGKAGGLLASWAFPSLIVPLSFQLHQDLSDIYQGEQNWDYRRLSTISLEADVRDENIKLQKDKADLVRKEKEMQKAFSKTKLSNKSKDLSSSSSSSGSNSNSEEGSGVDSNEEGESNEDEESSLDRYYTDDELYFSVTNSMSDVFSKNGSRGKLDSSPNATPSTNMESTSNYQDPLPRDLDWIKKEFVETWSSLGGRESTAQVHPYKFTKFLLKKAMESGAIDVVLGKVTGMDIDDSDDQNKFAHGVTYTPILNPTKQHVEDDNELLEPPEPENIHIQDVQQVIVTTGPWTAQLLKNCPISGLRAHSITIKPVTTHSSVAPYAIFTELKVNDTQYFSPELYARRDEVYVCGEGDTLTEVPDPIRSVEYIKEKCDELYSYVSKISGPLAEGHVLKRQACYLPVLNVATSSGPLLGETNVSNLFIASGHSCWGINNGPATGKIMAELLLEGESKSADISSLSPKLYFDASII from the coding sequence ATGGACGACACAGATATCGCATATTTGTCACATCCCTCCAAGAGGGCGGAGGATAAGCATCATATAGTCATCATAGGGGCAGGTATAATAGGGGTTTGTACTGCTTATTATCTTACACAGCACCCCGATTTTAATCCAGAGACTCATCATATCACCATTATTGAAGCTAGGAAAGTTGCATGTGGTGCGTCAGGTAAGGCTGGTGGGTTGCTTGCATCTTGGGCATTTCCTAGTTTAATCGTACCGTTAAGTTTCCAACTTCATCAGGATTTGAGTGATATTTATCAAGGAGAACAGAATTGGGATTATAGACGGCTAAGTACTATTTCTTTGGAAGCTGATGTGAGAGatgaaaatataaaattacaaaaggaTAAAGCTGATCTGGTTCGtaaggaaaaggaaatgcAAAAGGCATTTAGTAAAACAAAATTGAGTAATAAAAGCAAAGATTTATCTAGTTCAAGCTCAAGTTCAGGTTCAAATTCGAATTCAGAGGAAGGATCAGGTGTAGATTCTAATGAGGAGGGAGAAAGCaatgaggatgaagagTCGTCATTGGATAGATACTATACGGACGatgaattatattttagTGTTACCAACTCGATGTCTGATGTGTTTTCCAAGAATGGGAGTAGGGGAAAACTTGATAGTTCACCCAATGCAACACCTTCAACAAATATGGAATCAACTAGTAATTATCAGGATCCATTACCAAGAGATTTAGATTGGATTAAGAAGGAATTTGTGGAAACTTGGTCATCCTTAGGTGGCAGGGAATCCACTGCCCAAGTACATCCTTAtaaatttaccaaatttcttcttaaaaaGGCAATGGAGTCAGGAGCCATTGATGTAGTATTGGGGAAAGTAACTGGTAtggatattgatgattctgatgatcaaaataaatttgCACATGGTGTTACCTATACTCCAATATTGAACCCGACCAAACAGCATGTCGAGGATGACAATGAACTCTTGGAACCTCCAGAACcagaaaatattcatattcAAGATGTTCAACAAGTTATAGTCACAACAGGTCCCTGGACGGCACAATTACTAAAGAACTGTCCAATTTCAGGACTAAGGGCACATTCAATTACTATAAAACCAGTTACGACACATTCCTCAGTGGCACCATATGCAATCTTTACGGAATTGAAAGTGAATGATACACAATATTTTTCACCTGAATTATATGCAAGACGTGATGAGGTATACGTCTGTGGAGAAGGTGATACTTTAACAGAAGTTCCTGATCCAATAAGGTCTgttgaatatattaaagaGAAATGTGATGAATTATATAGTTATGTTAGTAAGATTTCAGGACCATTAGCTGAAGGACATGTATTGAAAAGACAGGCCTGTTACTTACCTGTGTTAAATGTGGCTACTAGCTCAGGCCCTCTACTTGGAGAGACTAATGTTTCTAATCTATTTATTGCAAGTGGTCACTCATGTTGGGGTATCAATAATGGTCCCGCTACGGGGAAGATAATGGCAGAACTGTTATTGGAGGGGGAATCCAAGTCTGCAGACATTTCCTCTTTGAGTCCGAAGTTATATTTCGATGCAAGCATTATATAA
- the SOD2 gene encoding superoxide dismutase SOD2 (ancestral locus Anc_5.590), whose protein sequence is MLLRSGTATLRQPTTLGKLLSTSARRTKVTLPDLDWDFGDLEPHISGQINELHYTKHHQTYVNGYNAAVEQFEDLKPRLDTNPVEISQKLIALQQNIKFHGGGFTNHCLFWKNLAPEKQGGGEPPSGSSALGKQIQEQYGSLDNLIKLTNEKLAGVQGSGWAFIVKNVSNGGKLDVVQTYNQDTVTGALKPIVAIDAWEHAYYLQYQNQRADYFKAIWNVVNWKEASRRFDKA, encoded by the coding sequence ATGTTATTAAGATCTGGAACTGCCACTTTACGTCAACCAACCACTTTAGGTAAACTATTATCTACTTCTGCTAGGAGAACCAAGGTGACTCTCCCAGACTTGGATTGGGATTTCGGTGACTTGGAACCCCACATCTCTGGTCAAATTAACGAATTGCATTACACTAAGCATCATCAAACGTATGTTAATGGATACAATGCGGCAGTGgaacaatttgaagacTTGAAACCCAGATTGGACACGAATCCTGTGGAGATCAGTCAGAAGTTAATTGCGTTACAACAAAACATCAAGTTCCATGGTGGTGGGTTCACTAACCATTGTCTATTCTGGAAGAACTTGGCACCTGAGAAGCAAGGAGGTGGTGAACCTCCATCTGGATCGAGTGCCCTGGGGAAGCAGATCCAGGAACAATACGGTTCTTTGGATAATTTGATTAAATTGACAAATGAGAAGCTGGCTGGTGTGCAAGGTTCAGGATGGGCCTTTATTGTCAAGAATGTTAGTAACGGTGGTAAACTGGATGTGGTGCAGACTTACAATCAAGATACCGTCACGGGTGCATTGAAGCCCATTGTGGCCATTGATGCCTGGGAGCACGCTTACTACTTGCAATACCAGAACCAGAGGGCCGACTACTTCAAGGCTATCTGGAACGTGGTCAACTGGAAGGAGGCCTCCAGGAGATTCGACAAGGCCTAG
- the ERG11 gene encoding sterol 14-demethylase (ancestral locus Anc_5.588), whose amino-acid sequence MSDSITEAGNSSLIGQVFQYLQLAFQIFQSLPLAQRISLIVLAPFLYSITWQFIYSFRKDRPPLVFYWIPWVGSAVPYGHKPYVFFENCQKKYGNIFSFMLLGRIMTVYLGPKGHEFIFNAKLADVSAEDAYSHLTTPVFGKGVIYDCSNSRLMDQKKFVKGALSKEAFKRYVPLFKEEILKYFKDSNNFKFNQREKGEIDVMVTQPEMTIFTASRTLLGKEMRDKLDTDFAYLYSDLDKGFTPINFVFPNLPFLEHYKKRDNAQRTIASTYLSLIKKRRANNDIQDRDLIDTLMKNSTYKDGVKMTDPEIANLLIGVLMGGQHTSAATSAWCLLHLAERPDVQEELYQEQMRVLDNGKKEITYDLLEQMPLLNQMIKETLRLHHPLHSLFRKVIRDMQVPNTSYVIPKDYFVLVSPGYTHLQEHYFPQAHSFNIHRWDNDAESSYVVGEEVDYGFGAITKGVTSPYLPFGGGRHRCIGEHYAYCQLGVIMAEFIREMKWHFPSKDQTVPVSDFTSMVTLPTGPAKIVWEKRVPHETV is encoded by the coding sequence ATGTCGGATAGTATAACAGAGGCTGGAAATTCCTCTCTAATTGGACAAGTGTTCCAATACTTACAACTAGCCTTCCaaattttccaatcttTGCCTCTTGCTCAAAGAATTTCACTCATCGTCCTAGCACCATTTCTTTATTCCATAACATGGCAATTCATCTACTCTTTCAGAAAGGATCGTCCACCTCTAGTGTTCTACTGGATTCCATGGGTCGGATCTGCTGTTCCTTATGGTCACAAACCATATGTATTTTTCGAAAACTGtcaaaagaaatatggtAACATCTTTTCATTCATGCTATTAGGTAGAATAATGACCGTCTATTTGGGTCCAAAGGGTCACgaattcatctttaatgCTAAATTGGCTGATGTTTCTGCTGAAGACGCATACTCTCATTTGACGACCCCCGTCTTCGGTAAGGGTGTCATTTATGATTGTTCTAACAGTAGATTGATGGATCAAAAGAAATTCGTCAAGGGTGCTTTATCTAAGGAAGCTTTTAAAAGATATGTCCCATTGTTTAAAGAGgaaatcttgaaatatttcaaggattctaataatttcaagttcaatcaaagagaaaaggGTGAAATTGACGTTATGGTTACTCAACCTGAAATGACTATCTTTACTGCATCAAGAACTTTGTTGGGTAAGGAAATGAGAGATAAATTAGATACTGATTTTGCTTATTTATACAGTGATTTGGATAAAGGTTTCACCCCAATTAATTTCGTTTTCCCCAATTTACCATTTTTGGAACACTACAAGAAGAGAGATAATGCTCAAAGAACCATTGCTTCCACCTATTTGTCATTGATTAAGAAGAGACGTgccaataatgatattcAAGATAGAGATTTGATTGATactttaatgaagaattctACTTATAAGGATGGTGTCAAGATGACTGATCCAGAAATTGCTAACTTATTAATTGGTGTTCTAATGGGTGGTCAACACACTTCTGCTGCCACATCTGCTTGGTGTTTATTACATTTGGCTGAAAGACCTGACGTTCAAGAAGAGTTATATCAAGAACAAATGCGTGTATTGGATAATGGTAAGAAGGAAATAACGTATGATCTTTTGGAACAAATGCCATTGTTAAACCAAATGATTAAAGAAACTTTAAGATTGCATCATCCATTACATTCTCTTTTCCGTAAAGTTATTAGAGACATGCAAGTACCTAACACTTCCTACGTCATTCCAAAGGATTATTTCGTCCTAGTATCACCTGGTTACACCCATTTACAAGAACATTACTTTCCACAGGCACATTCATTCAACATTCATCGTTGGGATAATGATGCAGAATCTTCTTATGTTGTAGGTGAAGAAGTCGATTACGGGTTCGGTGCTATTACAAAGGGTGTCACATCTCCATATTTACCATTCGGTGGTGGGAGACACAGATGCATTGGTGAACATTATGCTTATTGTCAATTAGGTGTTATCATGGCTGAATTCATAAGAGAAATGAAATGGCACTTTCCATCCAAAGATCAAACTGTTCCTGTGTCTGATTTCACCAGTATGGTTACTTTACCAACTGGACCAGCAAAGATTGTTTGGGAAAAGAGAGTCCCACATGAAACTGTGTGA
- the NCAS0G00970 gene encoding uncharacterized protein — translation MLPRFITTLLLASQLEASIINHDTSHELSKRTDYEVCKTVTNGCPDLDFSFKFMNENVMRYYIDLLNVKWISGNRYEIKIRVTGEEQIDLKYLYSLKIIGVQGPQGTIQLYGKNENTYLIDNPTDYTATFKVDVRNSDQTDDCYVWLPNFEIQYEYLQGDASKYEDTWVWGTTAFDLSTGCSSDNQGRAQTSFPGFYWPIRCDDDCKPPPPPPETTSTVPPPPPETTSTAPPPPPETTSTVPPPPPETTSTAPPPPPETTSTAPPPPPETTSTVPPPPPPSESTAVPPPPPESTTVLPPPPGTTTAPVPPPPEETTTTLVPPPPEETTTVPASTISATTLQPSPTVPAEEDDHELQPFEGAATMLDIISPWFILGVIVLFL, via the coding sequence atgttGCCCCGCTTTATTACTACACTGCTGCTCGCTTCACAACTAGAAGCATCCATAATTAATCATGATACATCACATGAACTATCAAAGAGAACTGACTATGAAGTCTGTAAAACTGTCACAAATGGTTGTCCGGATCTGGATTTTAGTTTCAAGTTTATGAACGAGAATGTCATGAGATACTACATAGATTTGTTAAATGTTAAATGGATTAGTGGTAACCGTTATGAGATTAAGATTCGTGTTACTGGGGAAGAGCAAATTGATTTGAAGTACTTGTACTCGTTAAAGATCATTGGCGTCCAAGGTCCACAAGGTACTATCCAATTATATGGTAAAAACGAAAATACTTACCTTATCGATAATCCAACTGATTACACTGCTACCTTCAAGGTTGACGTTCGTAATTCCGATCAAACGGATGATTGTTATGTTTGGTTACCCAATTTTGAGATCCAATATGAGTATCTACAAGGTGATGCAAGCAAGTACGAAGATACTTGGGTATGGGGTACAACAGCTTTTGATCTAAGCACTGGCTGTTCAAGCGATAATCAGGGTAGAGCACAGACATCTTTCCCAGGTTTCTACTGGCCAATTAGGTGTGATGATGATTGTaaaccaccaccaccacctccaGAAACTACAAGTACCgttccaccaccaccaccagaAACCACAAGTACTGCTCCTCCACCACCTCCAGAAACTACAAGTACCgttccaccaccaccaccagaAACCACAAGTACTGCTCCTCCACCACCTCCAGAAACTACAAGTACTGctccaccaccacctccaGAAACTACAAGTACTGttccaccaccacctccTCCTTCTGAGAGCACTGCCGTTCCACCTCCACCTCCAGAGAGCACTACTGTtttaccaccaccaccagGTACCACTACTGCTCCAGTACCACCACCTCCAGAAGAAACTACAACTACTCTAGTACCACCACCTCCAGAGGAAACCACGACTGTTCCAGCATCTACTATTTCTGCCACAACGTTACAACCATCGCCAACTGTACcagcagaagaagatgatcaTGAATTGCAACCCTTTGAAGGTGCAGCTACTATGTTGGATATTATTAGCCCATGGTTCATCTTAGGTGTCATTGTATTATTCCTATGA